One stretch of Mus pahari chromosome 5, PAHARI_EIJ_v1.1, whole genome shotgun sequence DNA includes these proteins:
- the Ppfia4 gene encoding liprin-alpha-4, giving the protein MCEVMPTINEGDPLGPPHGADAEANFEQLMVNMLDEREKLLESLRESQETLVATQSRLQDALHERDQLQRHLNSALPQEFATLTRELSMCREQLLEREEEISELKAERNNTRLLLEHLECLVSRHERSLRMTVVKRQAQSPSGVSSEVEVLKALKSLFEHHKALDEKVRERLRAALERVTTLEEQLAGAHQQVSALQQGAGIRDGVAEEEGTVDLGPKRLWKDDTGRVEELQGLLEKQNYELSQARERLVTLSATVTELEEDLGTARRDLIKSEELSSKHQRDLREALAQKEDMEERITTLEKRYLAAQREATSIHDLNDKLENELANKESLHRQCEEKARHLQELLEVAEQKLQQTMRKAETLPEVEAELSQRIAALTKAEERHGNIEEHLRQLEGQLEEKNQELARVRQREKMNEDHNKRLSDTVDRLLSESNERLQLHLKERMAALEEKGRLSEEIEKLRQEVDQLKGRGGPFVDGIHSRSHVGSAADVRFSLSTATHAPPGLHRRYSALRDESAKDWKPSPLPGVLGATTPAFDSDPEISDVDEDEPGGLVGTQVDVISPGGHSDAQTLAMMLQEQLDAINQEIRMIQEEKESTELRAEEIETRVTSGSMEALNLTQLRKRGSIPTSLTALSLASASPPLSGRSTPKLTSRSAAQDLDRMGVMTLPSDLRKHRRKLLSPVSREENREDKATIKCETSPPSSPRTLRLEKLGHPGLSQEEGKSALEAQDSNPSSSNSSQDSLHKGAKRKGIKSSIGRLFGKKEKGRLIQLSRDATGHVLLTDSELSLQEPMVPAKLGTQAEKDRRLKKKHQLLEDARRKGMPFAQWDGPTVVSWLELWVGMPAWYVAACRANVKSGAIMSALSDTEIQREIGISNALHRLKLRLAIQEMVSLTSPSAPPTSRTSSGNVWVTHEEMETLATSTKTDSEEGSWAQTLAYGDMNHEWIGNEWLPSLGLPQYRSYFMECLVDARMLDHLTKKDLRVHLKMVDSFHRTSLQYGIMCLKRLNYDRKELEKRREESQHEIKDVLVWTNDQVVHWVQSIGLRDYAGNLHESGVHGALLALDENFDHNTLALVLQIPTQNTQARQVMEREFNNLLALGTDRKLDDGEEKVFRRAPSWRKRFRPRDHHSGGMLGTSAETLPAGFRVSTLGPLQPPPAPPKKIMPEAHSHYLYGHMLSAFRD; this is encoded by the exons GAATTTGCCACTTTAACTCGGGAGCTAAGCATGTGTCGGGAGCAGCTTCTGGAGCGGGAGGAAGAGATATCTGAGCTGAAAGCAGAGCGGAATAACACAAGG CTGCTTCTAGAACATCTGGAATGCCTCGTGTCCCGCCATGAGCGGTCATTGCGGATGACAGTGGTAAAACGGCAGGCCCAGTCACCTTCAGGTGTCTCCAGCGAGGTGGAGGTGCTGAAGGCCCTCAAGTCACTATTTGAGCACCACAAGGCCCTGGACGAGAAG GTGCGAGAGCGGCTCCGGGCAGCTCTAGAGCGTGTGACTACCTTGGAGGAGCAGTTGGCAGGAGCACACCAGCAG GTATCTGCCCTGCAGCAGGGGGCAGGAATTCGGGATGGAGTGGCAGAAGAGGAAGGGACCGTGGATCTGGGACCAAAACGCCTGTGGAAA GATGACACTGGCCGGGTGGAAGAGCTGCAAGGACTCTTGGAGAAGCAAAACTATGAGTTGAGCCAGGCCCGTGAGCGGCTGGTCACCTTGAGTGCCACCGTGACTGAGCTTGAAGAGGACCTGGGCACGGCCCGCCGAGACCTCATCAAGTCAGAGGAGCTGAGCAGCAAGCATCAGCGGGACCTCCGAGAG GCTCTGGCTCAGAAGGAGGACATGGAAGAGCGAATCACCACACTGGAAAAGCGCTACTTGGCTGCTCAACGAGAGGCCACATCCATCCATGACCTCAATGACAAACTGGAGAATGAGCTGGCCAACAAGGAATCCCTGCACCGCCAG TGCGAGGAGAAAGCCCGGCATCTGCAGGAGCTGCTAGAAGTGGCAGAGCAGAAGCTGCAGCAGACCATGCGCAAGGCAGAGACTCTGCCCGAGGTGGAGGCAGAGCTGTCTCAGAGAATCGCAGCCCTCACCAAG GCGGAGGAACGTCATGGCAACATTGAGGAACATCTGCGGCAGCTGGAAGGGCAGCTGGAGGAGAAGAACCAGGAGCTGGCAAGG GTGCGCCAGCGGGAGAAGATGAACGAAGACCACAACAAGCGGCTGTCAGACACCGTGGACCGGTTGCTTAGTGAGTCCAACGAACGCCTGCAGCTCCACCTCAAGGAGCGAATGGCAGCCCTGGAGGAGAAG GGCCGTCTGTCTGAAGAAATTGAGAAACTTCGCCAAGAGGTGGACCAGCTGAAGGGTCGAGGGGGGCCGTTTGTGGATGGCATCCACTCCAG GTCACATGTGGGCAGCGCAGCAGATGTGAGGTTCTCACTGAGTACAGCCACACACGCGCCCCCAGGTCTGCATCGACGCTATTCGGCGCTGAGGGATGAATCTGCCAAG GACTGGAAGCCATCGCCACTGCCAGGGGTGTTGGGTGCCACCACGCCTGCCTTTGACAGTGACCCTGAGATCTCTGATGTGGATGAGGATGAGCCTGGGGGCTTGGTGGGCACTCAGGTCGATGTCATCTCACCCGGTGGCCATTCGGATGCCCAGACCCTGGCCATGATGCTGCAGGAGCAGCTAGATGCCATCAACCAggagatcag AATGATCCAGGAGGAGAAGGAGTCCACTGAGCTTCGAGCTGAGGAAATCGAGACCCGTGTGACCAGCGGCAGCATGGAGGCCCTCAACCTGACCCAGCTGCGCAAGCGCGGCTCTATCCCCACCTCTCTGACCGCCCTTTCCCTGGCCAGTGCATCTCCACCGCTCAGTGGCCGCTCCACACCCAAGCTCACTTCCCGAAGCGCTGCCCAGGATCTGGACCGAATGGGGGTCATGACCCTG ccCAGCGACTTAAGAAAGCATAGGAGGAAGCTGCTG TCGCCAGTGTCTCGGGAAGAGAACCGAGAGGATAAAGCCACCATAAAATGTGAgacttctcctccttcctcacccaGGACGCTGCGGCTGGAGAAGCTTGGCCACCCCGGCCTGAGTCAAGAAGAGGGCAAGAG TGCCTTGGAGGCCCAGGACAGTAaccccagcagcagcaacagcagccaggACTCCCTGCACAAGGGCGCCAAGCGCAAGGGCATCAAGTCATCCATTGGCCGCCTGtttgggaagaaggagaagggcaGGCTGATCCAGCTGAGTCGGGACGCCACGGGCCATG TTCTGCTCACAGACTCCGAGCTCAGTCTGCAGGAACCAATGGTACCTGCCAAGTTGGGGACCCAGGCTGAGAAGGACCGGCGATTGAAAAAGAA ACACCAGCTGCTTGAAGATGCTCGCCGAAAAGGAATGCCCTTTGCCCAATGGGATGGCCCCACGGTAGTCTCCTGGCTGGAG CTCTGGGTGGGGATGCCTGCCTGGTATGTGGCAGCCTGCCGGGCCAACGTCAAGAGTGGCGCCATCATGTCCGCCCTGTCGGACACGGAGATCCAGCGGGAGATCGGCATCAGCAATGCCCTCCACAGACTCAAGCTCCGCCTGGCCATCCAGGAGATGGTGTCACTGACGAGCCCCTCAGCTCCGCCTACCTCCAGGACT TCTTCAGGGAATGTCTGGGTGACCCACGAAGAGATGGAAACTCTGGCAACATCTACCAAAACA GACAGTGAGGAGGGCAGCTGGGCCCAG ACCCTGGCCTATGGAGACATGAATCACGAGTGGATTGGAAATGAATGGCTGCCCAGCCTGGGGCTCCCTCAGTACCGTAGTTACTTCATGGAGTGCCTGGTAGATGCCCGAATGCTGGATCACCTCACCAAGAAGGACCTGCGTGTCCACCTCAAGATGGTGGACAGTTTCCATAG AACCAGCCTTCAGTATGGCATCATGTGTCTGAAGAGGCTGAATTATGACcggaaggagctggagaagaggCGGGAAGAGAGCCAGCATGAGATCAAGG atGTGTTGGTCTGGACCAATGACCAGGTGGTTCACTGGGTCCAGTCTATAGGGCTAAGGGACTATGCAGGAAACCTACATGAGAGTGGTGTGCATGGCGCCCTGCTGGCCCTGGATGAGAACTTCGACCACAACACACTGGCCTTGGTTCTGCAGATCCCCACACAGAACACCCAG GCCCGCCAAGTGATGGAGAGAGAGTTCAATAACCTGTTGGCCTTGGGTACAGACAGGAAATTGGATGAT GGGGAAGAGAAGGTGTTCCGTCGAGCACCCTCCTGGAGGAAACGCTTCCGGCCTCGGGATCACCATAGCGGTGGCATGTTGGGCACCTCAGCGGAGACCCTCCCGGCGGGCTTCCGTGTGTCCACGCTGGGTCCGCTGCAGCCTCCGCCCGCCCCGCCTAAGAAGATCATGCCGGAAG CTCACTCTCACTATCTCTACGGACACATGCTCTCCGCCTTCCGGGACTAG